The proteins below are encoded in one region of uncultured Eubacteriales bacterium:
- a CDS encoding M42 glutamyl aminopeptidase, producing the protein MLTETIQELCLLSGVSSYEDEVRAYIKEKAVPYADELRVDAMGTLIVFKKGKRPTGNKLLLAAHMDEVGLMVRRITDEGYLKFDCVGGIDRRVLLGKKVLLGKGKIPGVIGLKAIHLTTAEEREKLPKLEDYYIDIGAKDKETAEKHTFVGDFAAFESDCVLFGDGLIKAKALDDRVGCAIMLELLKEDLPMDCTFAFTVQEEVGCRGAHGAAFSVAPKVALILETTTAADLAGMEGHKQVCAPGKGPVVPFMDGGSVADRGLFELLRDLAEKNDIPWQTKHFIAGGNDASVIQRSREGVRTVVMSAAVRYLHAPSSVAAVRDFDHMLSLARLFIDAISQEEEE; encoded by the coding sequence ATGCTGACGGAAACCATTCAGGAGCTCTGCCTCCTCAGTGGCGTCTCCAGCTATGAGGACGAGGTGCGCGCCTACATCAAGGAGAAGGCCGTACCCTATGCCGATGAGCTGCGGGTGGACGCTATGGGCACCCTCATCGTCTTTAAAAAGGGGAAACGCCCCACCGGGAATAAGCTTCTCCTGGCCGCCCATATGGACGAGGTGGGGCTGATGGTCCGGCGGATCACCGACGAGGGCTATCTGAAGTTTGACTGTGTGGGCGGCATCGACCGCCGGGTTCTCCTGGGTAAGAAGGTACTCTTGGGCAAGGGGAAGATACCCGGAGTCATCGGGCTGAAGGCCATCCATCTGACCACGGCGGAGGAGCGTGAAAAGCTTCCCAAGCTGGAGGACTACTATATCGACATCGGCGCAAAGGATAAGGAGACCGCAGAGAAGCATACCTTTGTGGGCGACTTCGCCGCCTTTGAGAGCGATTGCGTCCTTTTTGGGGACGGCCTCATCAAGGCCAAGGCCCTGGATGACCGAGTGGGCTGCGCCATTATGCTGGAGCTTTTAAAAGAGGATCTGCCCATGGACTGCACCTTCGCCTTCACCGTCCAGGAGGAGGTGGGCTGCCGGGGTGCCCATGGCGCCGCCTTCTCAGTAGCTCCCAAAGTCGCCTTGATCCTGGAAACCACCACCGCCGCCGACCTGGCGGGCATGGAGGGGCACAAGCAGGTCTGTGCCCCAGGCAAGGGGCCCGTAGTGCCCTTTATGGACGGCGGCTCGGTGGCCGACCGGGGTCTCTTCGAGCTGCTGCGGGACTTGGCCGAGAAAAATGACATCCCCTGGCAGACCAAGCACTTCATAGCCGGCGGCAACGACGCCTCGGTCATTCAGCGGAGCCGCGAGGGGGTACGCACGGTGGTCATGTCGGCCGCGGTGCGCTATCTCCACGCCCCGTCCAGCGTGGCCGCCGTACGCGATTTCGACCATATGCTCAGCCTGGCACGTCTCTTTATTGACGCAATTTCCCAAGAGGAGGAAGAATAA
- a CDS encoding M42 glutamyl aminopeptidase has product MLDIKSTLERLCALGSPSGFESPAASVAAELLRPFMDEVAIDRLGSVIGVRRCGKPGAKKLLLDAHLDEIGLIVIGIEDGFLRFRAIGGVDPRMLPDRELTVLTDPPIFGLVSCLAPHVQKPGESDKSVAIEDLFVDIGMSQEEAVKAVPVGTPMVYRGGCFVLGEGSMCGKAMDDRACFVTLLRAAELLNEKDLDVDLYIMGSTREEIGGAGAKAGTFAIDPDWCVAVDVTHGKTPDASKDRALELLGGPAIGVGPNMTRALTDRMVEKAKANKIPYQLEVMTGSSGTNGWGMQVSREGVATSVLSLPLKYMHTPIEVLALEDMEMVARLLAVFAENLGEEAGEIC; this is encoded by the coding sequence ATGCTGGATATAAAAAGTACTCTGGAACGGCTGTGCGCTCTGGGCTCGCCCTCCGGGTTCGAGAGCCCGGCGGCGTCCGTCGCCGCCGAGCTGCTGCGCCCCTTCATGGACGAGGTGGCGATCGACCGGCTGGGCAGCGTCATCGGCGTGCGCCGCTGCGGAAAGCCGGGTGCTAAAAAGCTCCTGCTGGACGCCCACCTGGACGAGATAGGCCTTATCGTCATCGGCATTGAGGACGGGTTCCTACGTTTTCGGGCCATTGGCGGGGTAGACCCCCGGATGCTGCCTGACCGGGAGCTGACCGTCCTCACCGACCCGCCCATCTTCGGCCTGGTATCCTGCCTTGCCCCTCACGTACAAAAGCCGGGGGAATCGGATAAATCGGTGGCCATTGAAGACCTGTTCGTGGACATCGGCATGAGCCAAGAAGAGGCCGTCAAGGCCGTACCCGTCGGTACCCCTATGGTCTACCGGGGCGGCTGCTTTGTCCTGGGCGAGGGTTCCATGTGCGGCAAGGCAATGGATGACCGTGCCTGTTTCGTCACCCTCCTGCGGGCTGCGGAGCTCTTGAATGAGAAAGACTTGGATGTAGACCTCTACATTATGGGCAGCACTCGGGAGGAGATCGGGGGCGCGGGCGCCAAGGCGGGTACCTTCGCTATAGACCCCGACTGGTGCGTGGCCGTGGACGTGACCCACGGCAAAACCCCCGACGCGTCCAAGGATCGCGCCCTGGAGCTGCTGGGCGGCCCTGCCATAGGCGTGGGACCCAATATGACCCGTGCCCTGACCGATCGGATGGTGGAGAAGGCCAAGGCCAACAAGATTCCCTACCAGCTGGAGGTTATGACCGGAAGCTCGGGCACCAACGGCTGGGGGATGCAGGTCAGCAGGGAGGGGGTCGCCACCTCGGTGCTGTCCCTGCCCCTCAAGTACATGCACACCCCCATCGAAGTGCTGGCACTGGAGGACATGGAGATGGTAGCCAGGCTGCTGGCCGTCTTTGCGGAAAACCTGGGAGAGGAGGCCGGTGAGATATGCTGA
- the ligA gene encoding DNA ligase, which translates to MDERQEIERLRKELNEAGYKYYVLDNPTMSDYDYDHQLRRLEELETAHPELVTPDSPTQRVGGKAAEGFAEVVHDVPLESLQDVFSVEELGEFGQRVNDSLKSNVEFDVEPKVDGLSVALEYRNGIFIRGATRGDGRVGEDVTENLKTIKSIPLRLPDALTRLIVRGEVFMPKKVFERLNEERELNGEALFANPRNAAAGSMRQLDPKIAAGRRLDIVVFNIQICEGKSFTTHTETLDYLESQHFKVIPRTLCKNMERAGELIAEIGDTREKFSYDIDGAVVKLNSLSDRAVLGSTAKFPRWAAAYKYPPERKPSKVVDIVVQVGRTGVLTPKAVVEPVRLAGTTVTNATLHNQDFITDKDIRVGDTVLVQKAGEIIPEIVEVVLSARPEGTEPYHLPEYCPVCGAKVERDEDGAHIRCTGAECPAQLLRNLTHFASRDAMDIEGLGPAVVEGLVKANLVKTPADLYRLEAESVSMLERMGKKSAENLVAAIEKSKGNDLSRLLFAFGIRQVGQKAGKVLATRFGSMNALLAATEEDFTAVPDIGGITAKSLFDWLRSPQSEHLIASLQAAGVNMVSTEPPPGDKLAGLTFVLTGALEQFTREEAGERIEALGGKVSGSVSKKTSYVVAGEAAGSKLRKAQELNIPVLSEAELITMLEEP; encoded by the coding sequence ATGGACGAGAGGCAGGAAATTGAACGGCTCCGTAAGGAGCTCAACGAGGCCGGCTACAAGTACTACGTGCTGGACAACCCCACCATGTCCGACTACGACTATGATCACCAACTCCGCCGCCTGGAGGAGTTGGAGACCGCCCACCCGGAGCTTGTGACCCCCGACTCTCCCACTCAGCGGGTGGGGGGAAAGGCCGCCGAGGGCTTTGCCGAGGTGGTTCACGACGTACCTCTGGAGAGTCTGCAGGACGTGTTTTCGGTGGAGGAGCTGGGGGAGTTTGGCCAGCGGGTGAACGACAGCCTGAAAAGTAACGTGGAGTTTGACGTGGAGCCCAAGGTAGACGGGCTCTCCGTTGCGCTGGAGTATCGAAACGGCATCTTCATCCGGGGTGCGACCAGGGGCGACGGCAGGGTGGGGGAGGACGTGACCGAGAACCTCAAGACCATCAAGTCCATCCCCCTGCGGCTCCCCGATGCACTGACCCGGCTCATCGTCCGTGGCGAGGTCTTCATGCCCAAGAAGGTCTTTGAACGGCTCAATGAGGAGCGGGAACTAAACGGCGAGGCTCTCTTTGCCAATCCCCGCAATGCGGCAGCTGGCTCCATGCGCCAGCTTGACCCCAAAATCGCCGCTGGACGCAGGCTGGATATCGTGGTCTTCAACATCCAGATCTGTGAAGGAAAAAGTTTTACAACTCACACCGAGACGCTGGACTATCTGGAGAGCCAGCACTTTAAGGTAATTCCCCGTACCCTTTGCAAGAACATGGAACGGGCTGGGGAGCTCATCGCTGAAATCGGCGACACACGGGAGAAATTCAGCTATGACATCGATGGTGCGGTTGTAAAGCTTAATAGCTTGTCAGATCGCGCAGTGCTTGGCTCTACGGCAAAATTCCCTCGCTGGGCGGCAGCCTATAAGTACCCACCGGAGCGTAAACCCTCCAAGGTGGTGGATATCGTGGTCCAGGTGGGTCGCACGGGGGTGCTGACCCCCAAGGCGGTGGTTGAGCCGGTGCGCCTGGCGGGCACCACCGTCACCAACGCCACTCTCCACAACCAGGACTTCATCACCGATAAGGATATCCGCGTCGGGGATACGGTGCTGGTGCAGAAGGCGGGCGAGATTATCCCTGAGATTGTGGAGGTGGTATTGAGCGCGCGGCCCGAGGGTACGGAGCCCTACCATCTGCCCGAGTACTGCCCGGTCTGCGGCGCCAAGGTGGAGCGGGACGAGGACGGAGCCCACATCCGCTGTACCGGCGCGGAGTGCCCGGCCCAACTGCTGCGAAACCTGACCCACTTCGCCAGCCGGGACGCCATGGACATCGAGGGGCTGGGCCCCGCTGTGGTGGAGGGGCTTGTCAAGGCCAATCTGGTAAAGACTCCCGCCGACCTCTACCGGTTAGAGGCAGAATCGGTCTCCATGCTGGAGCGCATGGGGAAGAAATCGGCCGAAAATCTGGTGGCCGCTATCGAAAAATCCAAGGGGAACGACCTCTCTCGGCTGCTTTTTGCCTTCGGGATCCGCCAGGTGGGGCAGAAAGCGGGGAAGGTCCTTGCTACCCGCTTTGGCTCCATGAATGCCCTCCTCGCCGCCACGGAGGAGGACTTCACCGCGGTGCCCGATATCGGCGGCATTACGGCGAAGAGCCTGTTTGACTGGCTCCGCAGCCCCCAGAGTGAGCACCTGATCGCCTCCCTCCAGGCCGCCGGGGTCAATATGGTCAGCACCGAGCCCCCTCCGGGAGACAAGCTGGCAGGACTCACCTTTGTCCTCACCGGTGCGCTGGAGCAATTCACCCGCGAGGAGGCGGGGGAGCGGATCGAGGCGCTGGGGGGCAAGGTCTCGGGCTCGGTCTCCAAGAAAACCAGTTATGTGGTGGCAGGGGAGGCTGCAGGCTCTAAGCTACGCAAAGCTCAAGAGCTTAATATCCCGGTTCTGAGCGAGGCGGAGCTTATTACGATGCTGGAAGAACCTTAG
- a CDS encoding conserved membrane hypothetical protein (Evidence 4 : Homologs of previously reported genes of unknown function), with product MGWYLQVTWDYVRQMLPCAILGAIGFFILRPLRKRELTEKGLRSGTGRESALFLFVIFSAGLAALTLFPAGFWVALSHGHLPQLFSFSSNGFYWTITIFTELLSGGSWRFFMLLGNIVLFMPFGFFPALVGDRPHCWKALATGLSVSAFIEVAQLFVGRSSDVNDIILNTFGALCGFWAYRLLKRLAPRFVSKFKLQATEVAYGREAGN from the coding sequence ATGGGGTGGTATCTTCAGGTCACGTGGGACTATGTCCGGCAGATGCTGCCCTGTGCTATTCTCGGCGCGATCGGCTTTTTCATTCTACGTCCTCTTCGCAAAAGGGAGCTGACGGAAAAGGGCCTCAGGAGCGGCACGGGCAGGGAATCCGCGCTGTTTCTCTTTGTCATCTTTTCTGCCGGCCTTGCAGCGCTGACGCTGTTCCCGGCCGGCTTTTGGGTGGCCCTTTCCCATGGACATCTGCCCCAACTATTTTCGTTCTCCTCTAATGGATTTTACTGGACAATTACAATTTTTACTGAGCTTCTTTCCGGCGGGTCATGGCGCTTTTTCATGCTGCTGGGAAACATCGTTTTGTTTATGCCCTTCGGTTTTTTTCCTGCCCTGGTGGGGGACAGGCCCCACTGCTGGAAGGCCCTGGCCACGGGACTTTCCGTCTCCGCTTTTATTGAAGTAGCACAGCTTTTTGTTGGCCGCAGCAGCGACGTCAACGACATCATTTTAAATACATTTGGTGCGCTCTGCGGTTTCTGGGCCTATCGGCTCCTGAAACGCCTTGCGCCGCGCTTTGTCTCGAAATTCAAACTGCAAGCAACGGAGGTCGCCTATGGACGAGAGGCAGGAAATTGA
- the celM gene encoding putative aminopeptidase (Evidence 3 : Function proposed based on presence of conserved amino acid motif, structural feature or limited homology), which translates to MDILSTLQALNACHGPSGDETQVSAAIRKLAEPYADECRTDAMGNLIVHKKGNGPKVMFAAHMDSIGFIITHIDEKGFLRFGKLGGLHAPDILSTPVRFKNGTRGIVCLDNKVAAKDMTLEDLYIDIGAKDAEEVRHVVRVGDSAVYDARAFAAGDRLVSPYMDNRISCVTLLLALEQLRECENDLYFVFTVQEELGLRGAKTAAFGIDPDYGIAVDVTLSDDELNAKHSGSSVAGSGAAIKVMDSSVICHPEMVAYLSALAEEKGIRYQRDVIRAGGTDAGAIHLNGVGVRTGGISIPCRYVHSPVEMVDRRDVEASAALVAAFAQAKLLNN; encoded by the coding sequence ATGGATATTTTAAGTACCCTTCAGGCGCTCAACGCCTGCCACGGCCCCTCGGGGGATGAGACCCAGGTGTCCGCCGCCATCCGCAAGCTGGCCGAGCCCTATGCCGATGAGTGCCGTACCGATGCAATGGGCAACCTGATCGTGCACAAAAAGGGTAATGGGCCCAAGGTCATGTTCGCCGCCCACATGGACTCCATCGGTTTCATCATCACTCATATCGACGAGAAGGGCTTTCTGCGTTTTGGCAAGCTCGGCGGCCTCCATGCACCCGACATCTTGAGCACCCCTGTGCGCTTTAAGAACGGCACCAGGGGGATAGTCTGCCTTGACAACAAGGTCGCGGCCAAGGACATGACCCTGGAGGATCTGTATATCGACATTGGTGCCAAGGACGCAGAGGAGGTAAGGCACGTGGTGCGCGTGGGCGACTCCGCGGTGTACGACGCCCGTGCCTTCGCCGCCGGGGACCGGCTGGTCTCTCCCTATATGGACAACCGCATCTCCTGCGTGACCCTTCTGCTGGCGCTGGAACAGCTCAGGGAGTGCGAGAACGATCTCTACTTCGTCTTTACCGTCCAGGAGGAGCTGGGGCTTCGGGGCGCCAAGACCGCGGCTTTCGGCATCGATCCGGACTACGGTATTGCTGTAGACGTGACCCTCTCCGACGATGAGTTGAACGCCAAGCACTCCGGCAGCAGCGTGGCGGGCAGCGGCGCGGCCATCAAGGTCATGGACTCCTCGGTCATCTGCCACCCTGAGATGGTCGCCTATCTCTCGGCCCTGGCGGAGGAGAAGGGCATCCGCTATCAGCGGGACGTCATCCGAGCCGGCGGCACCGACGCGGGGGCAATCCATCTCAACGGCGTTGGGGTGCGTACGGGCGGCATCTCTATTCCCTGCCGCTATGTCCACTCTCCCGTGGAGATGGTGGATCGGCGGGACGTGGAGGCCAGTGCCGCCCTGGTGGCCGCCTTCGCCCAGGCAAAGCTGTTAAACAATTAA
- the yunB gene encoding Sporulation protein YunB produces the protein MQKWRRIWPRVRVRRRAGGRGGDILLSSVLGIGLAVLAIYLFDGRVRPVVVELAETSARNAVTRVVNEAVERTLAAEAVSYDDMIMLQKDASGQITALTSNSVEMNRLRAEILDDVVAQVDILDSRELGIPLGNVLGLATLSDSGPRLPVKVLSVASAGGDLHNEFTSAGINQTYHKIILEVTVDVKLLIPGGTVETSVSTQVNIAETVIVGKVPDAYLQFGEQTK, from the coding sequence ATGCAGAAATGGCGGCGGATCTGGCCCCGCGTCCGGGTGCGGAGAAGGGCAGGCGGCAGGGGAGGGGACATCCTGCTCTCCTCCGTGCTGGGGATCGGACTGGCTGTTCTGGCCATCTACCTCTTCGACGGCCGGGTCCGCCCGGTGGTGGTGGAACTGGCCGAGACAAGTGCTCGCAACGCCGTCACCCGGGTTGTCAACGAGGCGGTGGAGCGCACTTTAGCCGCCGAGGCGGTCTCCTACGACGACATGATAATGCTCCAGAAAGACGCCTCCGGGCAAATCACCGCCCTCACCAGCAACTCCGTGGAGATGAACCGGCTACGCGCGGAAATTCTGGATGACGTTGTGGCACAAGTGGATATACTTGACAGCAGGGAGCTGGGCATCCCGCTGGGTAACGTACTGGGCCTTGCCACCTTGTCGGACAGCGGGCCCCGCTTGCCGGTAAAGGTGCTGTCGGTGGCCTCGGCAGGTGGGGATCTCCATAACGAATTTACCTCCGCGGGCATCAATCAGACTTACCACAAAATCATACTGGAGGTGACGGTGGACGTGAAACTTTTGATCCCCGGCGGCACGGTGGAAACGTCGGTATCCACCCAGGTCAACATCGCGGAGACCGTCATCGTAGGCAAGGTGCCCGACGCCTATTTACAGTTCGGAGAGCAGACCAAATAG
- a CDS encoding Predicted protein, whose protein sequence is MCEEKQESASAEGRRYLSVEIGGTKQQIAVGTASGQILERRCAKLGDQTTAAGILAWIKATVDDICSGADFSGIGVGFGGPIDPVSGRIICSLQVEGWKNFSLRGWFEDTFHLPTVVLNDTVTGGVAEWKLGAGMGCRRLFYTNIGTGIGGGLYDRGGYGASSLGYTWLPDWRSTEPGTGTRLEFLCAGPWIESRLRQPGYVPADSVLAGRSAPLTCSDLAEGGRTGDPFCMAELDRVASSFAMGLTNVLALAAPDRLVVGGGVAKMGEVFFSRLRRFTSEFAFVGTISNYQLLPSALMDDAVLAGALLLSGDPALARDGTAWHQSI, encoded by the coding sequence ATGTGTGAAGAAAAACAAGAGAGCGCTTCGGCGGAAGGCAGGCGCTATCTTAGCGTAGAGATTGGCGGCACCAAGCAGCAGATCGCAGTGGGAACGGCTTCCGGTCAGATCTTGGAGCGCCGCTGTGCGAAATTGGGGGATCAGACCACGGCGGCCGGGATTTTGGCCTGGATCAAAGCCACAGTAGACGACATCTGCTCCGGTGCGGACTTCAGCGGCATCGGCGTGGGGTTCGGCGGGCCTATCGATCCGGTGAGCGGGCGCATCATCTGTTCACTACAGGTGGAGGGCTGGAAGAATTTTTCACTGCGCGGCTGGTTTGAGGACACCTTCCACCTTCCCACCGTAGTCCTAAACGACACGGTTACCGGTGGCGTGGCCGAATGGAAGCTGGGTGCGGGCATGGGCTGCCGCCGCCTGTTTTATACGAACATCGGCACCGGGATCGGCGGTGGCCTGTATGACCGGGGAGGCTATGGGGCCAGCTCCCTGGGCTACACCTGGCTGCCGGACTGGCGCAGTACGGAGCCAGGCACCGGGACACGGCTGGAATTCCTCTGCGCCGGCCCTTGGATCGAGTCCCGGCTTCGCCAGCCCGGCTATGTGCCCGCGGATAGCGTCCTTGCCGGCAGGTCCGCTCCCCTCACCTGCTCCGACCTGGCGGAGGGCGGCCGGACAGGCGACCCCTTCTGTATGGCGGAGCTGGACCGTGTCGCGTCCTCCTTTGCCATGGGTCTTACCAATGTGCTGGCGCTGGCCGCGCCGGACCGGCTGGTCGTCGGCGGGGGTGTGGCCAAGATGGGTGAGGTGTTCTTTTCCCGCCTCAGACGGTTCACATCCGAGTTCGCCTTTGTGGGCACCATCAGCAATTATCAGCTTCTCCCCAGCGCTCTGATGGACGACGCGGTGCTGGCCGGCGCGCTGCTGCTGTCGGGCGACCCGGCCCTGGCGCGGGACGGAACGGCATGGCATCAGAGCATATAG
- a CDS encoding conserved hypothetical protein (Evidence 4 : Homologs of previously reported genes of unknown function), protein MPLEISERVSALAARAQVDLQAQFDRIDAVAEANTRKVLAAFQKHRVAEGYFAGTTGYGYDDQGRDKLDDIYADIFGTEDALVRVQFVNGTHAITAALFGVLRPGDVLVSAIGAPYDTLLGVIGVVDKGPGSLREYGVGYRQVDVTADDKPDLPGIVNAVQEPGVKAVLIQRSKGYSTRASLGVEEIGVICTAIRAVNQSVSILVDNCYGEFVETMEPTQVGADLVVGSLIKNPGGGLAPTGGYIAGRKDLVEGAAMRLTAPGIGKECGSTLGSNRSLYQGLFLAPHTTAQAVKTAVFAARMMELLGYSVEPSADALRHDIIQMLHFGSPELLKRFCKGIQFGAPVDSYVTPEPWDMPGYDCQVIMAAGAFIQGASIELSCDAPMREPYTAYLQGGLTYESGKLGVMLAVEELLRSE, encoded by the coding sequence ATGCCTTTAGAGATAAGTGAACGCGTATCCGCGCTTGCAGCCCGGGCACAGGTCGATCTGCAAGCGCAGTTCGACCGAATCGACGCAGTCGCGGAGGCGAACACCCGTAAAGTCCTGGCGGCCTTTCAGAAACACCGCGTGGCCGAGGGATATTTCGCCGGCACCACCGGCTACGGCTATGACGACCAAGGCCGGGACAAGCTGGACGATATCTACGCCGACATCTTTGGCACCGAGGACGCCCTGGTGCGCGTCCAGTTCGTCAACGGAACCCACGCCATCACGGCGGCCCTCTTCGGCGTACTCCGGCCGGGCGATGTGCTGGTGTCAGCCATCGGCGCGCCCTACGACACCCTTTTAGGGGTCATCGGCGTGGTGGACAAGGGGCCCGGCTCGCTCAGGGAGTATGGCGTGGGCTACCGCCAGGTGGACGTGACTGCCGACGACAAGCCCGACCTTCCCGGCATCGTAAACGCCGTGCAGGAACCCGGTGTCAAGGCCGTGCTTATCCAGCGCTCCAAGGGGTACTCTACCCGGGCCTCCCTGGGCGTGGAGGAGATTGGGGTCATCTGTACCGCCATCCGTGCCGTCAACCAGAGCGTCAGCATCCTGGTGGACAACTGCTACGGCGAGTTTGTGGAGACTATGGAGCCTACTCAGGTTGGGGCCGATCTGGTGGTTGGCTCCCTCATCAAGAACCCCGGCGGGGGCCTTGCCCCAACGGGGGGCTACATCGCCGGGCGGAAGGACCTGGTCGAGGGGGCCGCTATGCGCCTCACCGCGCCGGGCATCGGCAAGGAGTGCGGCTCCACCTTGGGCAGCAACCGCAGTCTCTATCAAGGACTTTTCCTTGCCCCCCATACCACTGCTCAGGCAGTTAAAACGGCCGTCTTTGCCGCCCGGATGATGGAGCTTCTGGGATACTCAGTAGAACCATCCGCCGACGCATTGCGTCATGACATCATCCAGATGCTTCACTTCGGCAGCCCCGAGCTCCTCAAGCGTTTCTGCAAGGGCATCCAGTTCGGCGCGCCGGTGGATTCCTACGTGACCCCAGAGCCCTGGGACATGCCGGGGTACGACTGCCAGGTCATCATGGCGGCGGGCGCCTTCATTCAGGGCGCATCCATCGAGCTCTCCTGCGACGCCCCCATGCGGGAGCCGTACACCGCCTACCTCCAGGGCGGTCTGACCTATGAGTCGGGCAAGCTGGGGGTTATGCTGGCAGTGGAGGAACTATTGAGGAGCGAATAA
- a CDS encoding Transcriptional regulator, LacI family → MPTILDVAKAAGVSVATVSRVMNQTGTVAEETAMAVRKAIEQLAYVPNQQARNLRRNESRTVLVLLPNITNPYYANVFSGINEKAQTLGYSLYLCSTEGGDSESLLSGAIDGRTADGAILLAIDHDEAWLQKYSDIFPIVQCCEFSERCSTAHVSIDNYRAGYEATEYLLKVGCRNICIVSSTNKFMSTVQRMKGYRDALEKAGITPNERCVAYADSSYSYQSSLAAVRSLLTRKDRPDGLFCIGDSIALSAVVVAGELGIAVPEEVSIVGFDDVIYTQMIHPYLSTVIQPCASLGMKAMEMIHALISEHELENRSVTLPHGFIARESTLPAP, encoded by the coding sequence ATGCCTACCATTTTAGATGTAGCGAAGGCTGCGGGGGTCTCCGTGGCAACCGTCTCCAGAGTGATGAACCAGACCGGTACGGTGGCGGAGGAGACCGCCATGGCGGTCCGGAAGGCCATCGAGCAGCTTGCCTATGTGCCCAACCAGCAGGCACGGAATCTACGGCGCAACGAGAGCAGGACGGTTTTGGTTCTGCTGCCCAACATCACGAACCCGTACTACGCCAACGTGTTCTCCGGCATCAATGAAAAGGCGCAGACGCTGGGATACAGCCTGTATCTGTGCAGTACGGAGGGCGGCGACTCAGAATCCCTGCTGAGCGGCGCTATCGACGGACGTACAGCGGATGGCGCCATTCTACTGGCTATCGACCACGACGAGGCCTGGCTGCAGAAATACAGCGACATCTTTCCGATCGTCCAGTGCTGTGAGTTCTCCGAGCGGTGCAGCACCGCCCACGTCTCCATCGACAACTACCGGGCCGGTTACGAGGCCACGGAATATCTTCTGAAGGTAGGGTGCAGAAATATATGTATCGTCAGCAGCACCAATAAGTTTATGTCCACGGTGCAACGCATGAAGGGGTACCGCGACGCCTTGGAGAAGGCGGGTATCACGCCCAACGAGCGGTGCGTCGCCTATGCCGACTCCAGCTACAGCTACCAGAGCAGCCTGGCGGCGGTCCGGTCCCTGCTGACGCGGAAGGATCGCCCGGACGGGCTGTTCTGCATCGGTGACTCCATTGCGCTCAGTGCGGTGGTCGTTGCGGGAGAGCTGGGCATCGCTGTGCCGGAGGAGGTATCCATCGTGGGCTTTGACGACGTGATCTACACCCAGATGATCCACCCCTACCTGTCTACTGTGATCCAGCCCTGCGCCTCTCTGGGGATGAAGGCCATGGAGATGATCCATGCGCTGATCTCCGAGCATGAACTTGAAAATCGCAGCGTCACACTCCCCCACGGATTTATTGCCCGCGAGTCGACTCTTCCGGCGCCTTGA